The region ACTCCTTCCGAGGGCAGAGCATGGCTGGCCCTGTCAGGGCGGGTGTGGAGGGGCTGCGGGGCCCAGCTCCCTGCCAACATTCCCGGGACACGTCCCCGCCTGCCCTGGGTGTCCCGGGAGCAGAAGCCTCCCGTCACCTGTAGCCCACGGAGCACGTTCAAGGTTCTGACAAGTCCTGCAGACAGAGTCCTGGCTGAGCCTGCGTCAGTCCACACATGTCACTGGGGGCCCCCATTGTCCAGCTGCTTTGGGAGGCTAAGGctaaggctaaggcagaaaggatgcaagttcaaggccatcctgggcaatttagtgagacgccgtctccaaataaaaaataagcaggcccggggcgtggctcagtggtggggagCCCTGCCTTTAGTCCCCAggaccatttattttcttttaggaggTGGCTACTCCAAACTTTAAAGTCATATAGTAGCTTGTGCCCTCCTGCCATCGGATGGGGCTGCCCGTGTGGACATATTTTTGGGGTGTCAATGATGTCGACACTGGGGGGGTAGAGGAAGTGACACTGGGTAGGAGACCCAGGCTGTGGGGCTGTGAGCTCAAAACACAAGGAAGCCGTGTGGCAATGCAGGGGGTTGGGCAGCCCAGGGAGCAGGCAGTGTAGACAGCACTGGGCAGAGGGCAGCGTAGGCTACACTGGAAGAATCATCTCAATGCTGCTCAGGGAGCCTGGGTGAAAAACTCGGGGCAAACTGATCTAACCCAGGGGAGCCGGTGGCTCAGCAGCATCGGTATAAACCATGTCAGAGGTCAGTGTAGACAACGGGAAGCTGGGTAGAAAATGGATAAGGAGGGCCGGACATGGTgctgcacgcctgtaatcccagcagcttgggaggctgcggcaggaggattgcaagtttgaggccagcctcagcaacttggtgaggccccaagcaattgagagagaccctgtctcaaaataaaaaaacacaaagggcaggaggtgtagctcaatggtagaccatcgctggtaccaaaaaaagaaagaaagaaaatggacagGCACCGGTATAGACAAGGGGGACAGCCGTGTGGACACGTGGGGAAGGCCAGTGTAGACAGCTGCCCAGGGAAGCAGTTTGCAGGCAAGGTGTGGGGCAGTGTAGACCGTGCTGAAGGGAGTCGTGTAGATTGGGTGGGGTGTCCGTGTGGGCAGTGGCTGTCCTGTGGGGCTGCGGTTCTCGGGGCGGTGCTATCGTGGCTCGGGGGGCCCATGTGACGATGGAGACTTTGCCCTTGATCACACGTGGGCACACTCACAGGGCACAGCGAGGGTCACCGGCAGCAGGTCAGGCTCCTCCTGGCTCTCGTGCTCCACCCTGCAGGTGATGTTCCCGCCATCTGCCAGGCGGGAGGGCACCAGTGTGAAGACGCTGAGGACGGTGTACGTGCCCGGGAGGGGTCCTGGCTCCACGGTGTTCTTGGCTGAGCCATTCAGGAATGGGGACCAGGTGACATTGGCGGATGGACGCCCCCCTTTGGAGCTGCAGCGGGCCACGGGCACAGGCTCCCCGGTGGATGGCCTCAGCGGGACCTCCTGGGCCTCTGCTGTGTTTTGGGGCTTGGCTGCGGGGAGAAGCAACAGGGTGGGTCACCTCCTGCCTGAGGTCATCCCCAAACACCTCAGCAGCAGCCGGTGTCTATTTAATGATCCAGGATGGTCAGGTCAGATCCCAGCTctggccctgagcagctcagtggCCTTTACTTGTCAACTGGGGATAACTGAGGGTCACAGGGAATGAGAAGGCGGGCAGGCAGAGCTCTTGGCACATAAATGCTCAATGGTGGGTGGTAATGACCAAggccaccctgccctgccccccccAACAGATGTTCCCCAGACAGTGATGATCCGCAGTGGGATGGGAACCCAGAGGGGACATCAGAGGGTGATGTTGCAGAGGAGAGGACGCCTGAGCCCTGAAAGTCCAGAGGGGAAGTGACCCACCCAGGGTCACCGAGCTGGGCTTCCGGGCAAGGTCCGCCTGATTCCAGAAGCCTGTGGGCCAGATCTGAAGGGCTACTGCGGTGATTCCTAGCCTGGGGCTTCCCTGGGTCGCTTCCTGTCACTGCCTGGGTCATTACTCACTGAAGACCTTCTCCTTGGGTGACTCATGGATTCAGTTTTACCCCTAGCCTAAATCTAACACCCTGAATCCCAGGAACCCCAGCCTGGGGGCCCCAAGAGCGTCATCCGCATTGCTACTGTCTGCAGGGCACGTTCCAAGCAGGTGATGGGAATTCCGGGAGTGACTCACTGGAAGGGCTGGGAAAAACTGGGACGTGGGGACTTCAAGTTCCAAGAGGAAAACGAGTCAaccacccccaccctcccacccccgcTCAGGAAACCGTCACCAGGGCCCCACCTGCAGCCCGGGGGGGGGGTGGGCAACCAGGGGTCCCCTGCGGGACCGGCGGTCGCTGCCTCCCAACTGTCTCAGTTtcaacttttccttcttctctaaaCACGGGAGCAACGGCTGACGTCTAGTGAGGAGCTCCCAGGAGCGGGGACAAGTCCCCAAGCGTCCCCTTTCAAAGCTTCACCTGGCTAAACTCAAGAGACCCCAGGACACCTTTCTGAGTGTGGCGCCGTTTACAGGAGTTTTGCATTTTCCTCCCAGTCCCCAAGATCTGTCCCTGCAGGGTCCCCGCTCCACCCCGCCCCGTCCTCGCCCCGCCCCCGCCAGGGCCCCGCCCACTCCGCCCCCAGGAGCGTCCGGCCACCTCGCCGCCCGCCTCGGTCCCGTCCCCTCCGCTCACCGAGCACTCGGAGCCAGGTCCACGCGGTCCCGCTGCCCATGGGGAAGGTGGCGAACTGGCAGGAGTAGTTGGCCTGGTCCTGGGCGCGCAGCTCGGACACCCTGAGCGAGGCGTCCAGCAGATCCGCGCTCGCGAACCTGATCCGCTCCGGCTCCGCCAGGCTGGGGCCCCGCGTCGGGTGGCGGACCGCCACTTTGTGGAGGCCTCCTTCAGAGTCTTGTCGCATCCAGGTCACCTGGGTCACCTGCGCATTGGGCTCCAGAGGCTGCAGGTGGCAGGGCAGTAACAGAGAGCCGTTCAGGAGGCCGCTCACCTGAGCAGGTGCCTGGACCACGACAGTCCCAGTTCCTGCAGGGAAACCAAGAGAACCGCTTATAAATGGGGACACTGGCCCAGAGGTCTGCTCCCTGTCACCCCGGGGGGCCAGCGGGAACTGGAACCTGTGCTGTCTATAGTAAGGCGCCAGATCCTATAGGAAAATCTTCTCTGTGCcagcccagcacacagtaggtcctcAGCGTGCGCTGGCTCTTGCCGACATTAGTAAACATAACGCTACGGATTCTTCTTAGTAATAATAAGGTCGGTGCCTGGCTCAGAGTGCTGAGGGAGCAGGGGGGGACAGGAGGCAAGGGAACAGAGGGGCCTGCAGGAGCTCCAGCGCCGACATGCACAAGCTGTGGGGCCCTTGTGCAGGTGGTTTCaggcctctgagcctcagtttcctcatctgtaaaatgggtgctATCTTTGGGTCTCAGACTCCCTCAAAGGTCCACGTGGTAAAGGCTGGGACCCCTTAAGAGGTGAGGCTTAGTGGGAGggctttaggtcattgggggtgtgcccttgaaggccATGGTGGGACTTTggtctcttttttccttcctgactCTGAGTTTAGCTCCACTACCCGCTCCTGCTATTATATGCTGCCTTTGTCACCAGCCCAAAACCAACTAATCAGAGATCgaaacttccagaactgtgagccaaaataaacctttgctCTTTAGAAGGTGATAATCTCTCCAGGCAGGTGGCACACACcggtggctcagaaggctgaggcaggaggatcacaagttcaaagtcagcctcaacaacttagggaaaagccctaagcaactcagtgagactgacTCTAAATCaagtacaaaaaaagggctggggacgtggttccgtagttaaatgcccctgggttcaatccctggtaacaaccttccccccccccaaaaaagagttaGATTTCAATAGCACAGTGGGTTCTTCCCCCAGAGCAACCTGCACCCTAGAAGCTTCTGGAACCTCACAGCAATTTGAGGCAAGATAATGTCAGATTGACACCTCTCAACGACCCTGACGGGGCATAGAAGAAACATATCAATGAAATGAAGCAAGATCATGTCAATGAAGGccagactgtctcaaaaaaaaaatgattatctcaggcattttttCCCCAGTGACTGAAGGGATCTGGGTCGGATGCCGACTCTGCCCTTGACTTGCTGCTGTGCGGCTCGGGGTCAGCGACTCTCCTCCCTGGGGGATGCAATTGGGCGAGGTGGCCTCTGCTCAAATTTCCTCCAACCCTCTCCAGAGCCCTGTGTGATACACACTAGAATTTTCG is a window of Ictidomys tridecemlineatus isolate mIctTri1 chromosome 15, mIctTri1.hap1, whole genome shotgun sequence DNA encoding:
- the LOC101965492 gene encoding poliovirus receptor homolog isoform X2, yielding MRQDSEGGLHKVAVRHPTRGPSLAEPERIRFASADLLDASLRVSELRAQDQANYSCQFATFPMGSGTAWTWLRVLAKPQNTAEAQEVPLRPSTGEPVPVARCSSKGGRPSANVTWSPFLNGSAKNTVEPGPLPGTYTVLSVFTLVPSRLADGGNITCRVEHESQEEPDLLPVTLAVPYPPEVTISGYDNNWYVGQDKGTLSCEARSNPEPTDYTWDTTTGPLPSFAVAQGTQLLISTNQVINMTFVCHVTNALGTTQKEQTILVQDRKGSPLSPSAISGIVVALFFILFVAGIVYFILHRCRDRNRDPPRPSENGDVSYSQVQRDDPLDGPAESTR
- the LOC101965492 gene encoding poliovirus receptor isoform X1: MVSPLALLALLALSWATRGAGTGTVVVQAPAQVSGLLNGSLLLPCHLQPLEPNAQVTQVTWMRQDSEGGLHKVAVRHPTRGPSLAEPERIRFASADLLDASLRVSELRAQDQANYSCQFATFPMGSGTAWTWLRVLAKPQNTAEAQEVPLRPSTGEPVPVARCSSKGGRPSANVTWSPFLNGSAKNTVEPGPLPGTYTVLSVFTLVPSRLADGGNITCRVEHESQEEPDLLPVTLAVPYPPEVTISGYDNNWYVGQDKGTLSCEARSNPEPTDYTWDTTTGPLPSFAVAQGTQLLISTNQVINMTFVCHVTNALGTTQKEQTILVQDRKGSPLSPSAISGIVVALFFILFVAGIVYFILHRCRDRNRDPPRPSENGDVSYSQVQRDDPLDGPAESTR